One window of the uncultured Methanobrevibacter sp. genome contains the following:
- a CDS encoding energy-coupling factor transporter transmembrane component T: protein MGLELNFNLDPRSKIIILAILSFMVFNDISLYASGVLVLIPSVCLFFSNHRKSALIYVVVYALAKYIQISVLPTSTGFIAIVLITFSYTATRMLPILMMGYYTISTTKVSEFIASMEKSNIPRHIIIPISVVFRYIPSVLEEIKSITNAMKMRGFGFNLKSFKNPLKLIEFYMIPILISAVKTADELSAASLTRGLSNPEPRTHLIEANWTKFDYALLAITFIGFGIYVYNFLRGVLIA from the coding sequence ATGGGATTAGAACTAAATTTTAATTTAGATCCTCGAAGTAAAATTATTATACTAGCTATTTTAAGTTTTATGGTTTTTAATGATATATCATTATATGCCAGTGGCGTTTTAGTTTTAATTCCCTCTGTTTGTTTGTTCTTTTCAAATCATAGAAAATCTGCATTAATATATGTTGTAGTTTATGCATTGGCAAAATATATTCAGATTTCTGTTCTCCCTACTTCAACTGGATTTATAGCAATTGTATTAATTACTTTTAGTTATACTGCCACCAGAATGTTGCCAATTCTTATGATGGGATATTATACTATTTCAACTACAAAAGTAAGCGAATTTATTGCATCAATGGAAAAAAGTAATATTCCACGTCATATAATTATTCCAATTTCAGTTGTTTTTAGATATATCCCATCAGTTTTAGAAGAAATCAAATCTATAACCAATGCAATGAAAATGAGAGGATTTGGATTTAATCTTAAATCCTTTAAAAACCCATTAAAGCTGATTGAATTTTACATGATTCCAATTTTAATCAGTGCAGTTAAAACTGCAGATGAACTGTCAGCAGCTTCCCTTACGAGGGGTCTAAGTAATCCTGAACCTAGGACTCATTTGATTGAAGCGAATTGGACTAAATTTGATTACGCCCTTTTAGCAATCACATTTATTGGCTTTGGAATTTATGTATATAACTTTTTAAGAGGTGTTCTAATTGCTTAA
- a CDS encoding ABC transporter ATP-binding protein produces the protein MIFEFFTRRFGLTKQGSDNLIKGIIYTALLNISFMLPVGLYALLIYMWVEPLTGGEIIEPNLGMFILLILIVLGIIFAFAWKQYHFVFNTTYTESEKRRINLGENLRKLPLSFFENRDLADLTATIMNDCTDLEHVFSHAIPQLLGSIISLCLVAIGMFIFDWRLAIALLWPVPVAFAILWVSKILIYNGGEIVMEDLLDCGDTMQECIESVRDLKSYNYEEEYFGKINRLTSKIEKSRIKAELMAAAGVITGKVVLNLGIVSVILLGSYLIMGSQVSLFTLLIFLIASATVYAPVENGLMFLSEILMMDIKIERTKEIESLVVDDGLTDYSLNGYDIEFDDVDFNYDELKNVLNDINFTAKQGEVTALVGPSGGGKSTVSKLAARFWDPVSGRVTLGGQDLSKLDSEKLLENFSIVFQDVILFNNSILENIRVGRKDATDEEVIEAAKLAECDEFVQKLPDGYDTIIGENGELLSGGQRQRISIARAMLKDANVILLDEATSFLDVENESKIQKALSELIKNKTVIIIAHRMRTIANADNIIVLDDGRIVEQGSPDELLAQNNLFKKMVDLQNLSGEWQI, from the coding sequence ATATCATTCATGTTGCCGGTGGGTCTATATGCATTACTCATCTATATGTGGGTAGAACCGTTAACCGGCGGAGAAATTATTGAGCCAAACCTTGGCATGTTTATTTTATTGATATTGATTGTTTTGGGAATTATCTTTGCATTTGCCTGGAAACAATATCATTTTGTATTCAATACAACTTATACAGAAAGTGAAAAAAGACGTATTAATCTTGGTGAAAACTTAAGGAAACTCCCATTGTCCTTTTTTGAAAATAGGGATCTGGCTGATTTGACTGCAACAATCATGAATGATTGTACAGATTTGGAGCATGTTTTTTCACATGCAATTCCTCAATTGCTTGGTTCTATAATTTCGTTATGTCTTGTTGCAATTGGTATGTTTATCTTTGACTGGAGATTAGCTATTGCGCTTTTATGGCCTGTTCCGGTTGCCTTTGCGATTTTATGGGTATCAAAAATTCTCATCTATAATGGTGGGGAAATTGTAATGGAAGATTTGCTTGATTGTGGTGATACTATGCAGGAATGCATTGAATCAGTCAGGGATTTAAAATCATATAACTATGAAGAGGAATATTTTGGAAAAATAAACAGATTAACATCCAAAATTGAAAAATCAAGAATCAAAGCAGAATTGATGGCTGCTGCAGGGGTCATTACAGGTAAAGTTGTTCTGAATTTAGGAATAGTTTCTGTAATCCTTTTGGGTTCCTATTTAATAATGGGTTCACAGGTATCTTTATTCACACTTTTAATATTCCTGATTGCTTCTGCTACAGTTTATGCACCTGTTGAAAACGGATTGATGTTTTTATCTGAAATATTGATGATGGATATAAAAATCGAAAGAACCAAAGAAATTGAATCATTGGTGGTTGATGATGGACTGACTGATTATTCTTTAAACGGGTATGATATTGAATTTGATGATGTCGATTTCAATTATGATGAGTTAAAAAATGTTTTAAATGACATTAATTTCACAGCTAAACAGGGTGAAGTTACAGCACTTGTTGGCCCGTCAGGTGGAGGAAAATCCACAGTCTCAAAACTGGCAGCAAGATTCTGGGATCCTGTTTCTGGGAGAGTAACTTTGGGTGGCCAGGATTTATCAAAACTGGATTCGGAAAAACTTTTGGAAAACTTTTCAATCGTTTTTCAGGATGTCATATTGTTCAATAATTCAATTTTGGAAAATATCCGTGTCGGTCGAAAAGATGCAACAGATGAAGAAGTTATTGAAGCTGCAAAACTTGCCGAATGTGATGAATTTGTACAAAAACTCCCTGATGGATATGATACCATAATAGGTGAAAATGGGGAGCTGTTGTCTGGTGGTCAAAGGCAAAGAATATCGATTGCAAGAGCAATGCTTAAAGACGCAAATGTTATTCTTTTAGATGAGGCAACTTCATTTTTGGATGTTGAAAACGAATCCAAAATCCAAAAAGCATTATCTGAGCTAATTAAAAACAAAACTGTAATTATCATAGCTCATAGGATGCGTACAATTGCAAATGCAGATAATATTATTGTTCTTGATGATGGTAGAATCGTTGAGCAAGGTTCACCGGATGAGTTATTAGCTCAAAACAATCTGTTTAAGAAAATGGTTGATTTACAAAATTTAAGTGGGGAATGGCAAATTTAA
- a CDS encoding MptD family putative ECF transporter S component → MSERLNVKDLITVGIFSVILIVLIFVFGMLGYIPMVMLALPVLSALICGIPYMLFLTRVSKFGMVTLLGLIMGIVMFLSGHTWVPIVTFTVCALIADVILKMGNYSSIKNSIISYAVFILGIMGNMLPFFILRDVFMSAMRTSMGNDYVNVIAPYLQTNFLIVLVILTFIVGLISAYIGKIVLKKHFIKAGIA, encoded by the coding sequence ATGAGTGAAAGATTAAACGTTAAAGATTTAATCACTGTAGGTATATTCTCGGTGATACTTATTGTTTTAATATTTGTTTTCGGAATGTTAGGTTATATTCCTATGGTGATGTTGGCACTTCCGGTTTTATCCGCATTAATTTGTGGAATTCCATATATGCTGTTTTTAACAAGAGTTTCTAAATTTGGAATGGTTACTCTGTTAGGTTTGATTATGGGTATTGTGATGTTTTTAAGCGGACATACATGGGTGCCTATTGTAACATTTACTGTATGTGCATTAATTGCAGATGTTATATTAAAAATGGGAAATTATTCTTCAATCAAAAATTCAATTATCAGTTATGCAGTTTTCATATTGGGTATAATGGGTAATATGTTACCATTCTTCATTTTAAGGGATGTATTTATGTCTGCTATGCGTACATCAATGGGAAATGACTATGTTAATGTTATTGCACCATATTTGCAAACCAATTTTTTAATAGTTTTAGTTATCTTAACTTTCATTGTTGGTTTAATTAGTGCATATATTGGTAAAATAGTTTTGAAAAAACATTTTATTAAGGCGGGTATAGCTTAA